The Penicillium digitatum chromosome 6, complete sequence genome contains the following window.
CTATAAACCAGTATCGAATCACTTTTACACTAATGAAGCGAGATACACATAAAAGGAGCTAGAACTACGATCATCATTGCATATCACATGATCGTAGGCATTTGTCCGTTGTTGATGATCTCCAATTTTGGGTTGAGTTGTGGAACACACGGGGTTGTTTTTGACCAAAAACAAAGGTTATGTAAGGTCAAGGACTTAAACCATTCATCAACCAGCCAAGTGGCCGAGCAGTAACTCGACCATCGCATCTTCCTTGGTCTAGTGGTGATGATTTCCGCTTGTCATTAACACCGATAAGCGCGGGAGaccggggttcgattccccgagggagagatttctttttttttttgtttttttctttggaTCGTTTTTGATCTTCACTATACTCATCACTTGGAGCATTCAATATAGGTAGCTATAGAAtttgttgaacgaaatacagcgtactttcccactagaccataacaaaaaccaaggttccctgtttatggcctaaGGGGGCCAaatttgaggtttgacagaAGTGACTATATTCGTTCCAATTCTAGACCATGACTTGGGAGGAATGACACTGCAGCGATCTGCAGGACGCAGTCAGACACAGGCAGCCTAACTCACTTCAATTGAGTCCAATCAAACCCGATGACTCCTGTGAGGCCAAGTGTGTTGGATGAAGGTCAGGTGCACGTCAGTCCAGCTCAGCGCGTTCTTGAGTCAGAGCAGGACACGCCAACACATGAGGCTCTTCGGTTAGTTTGCCTGGGGCGGATACAAAGACTAAATCCCTTCCGCTATGATTTTACTGTTCAGGTTCTGACTTCCCCCTTTATCCAACACTCGAAAATCCGATCAAATTCACGTGGGGATCTTGACATCTGTCGATCATGGATGCCAACCAGACCGTCCCCACCACAGCGGGGCCGTTTTCTACAACAGACACGGCCCTGTTGGAGGCACTAATCCCCGGCTATGGCTTCATATCACGTTTGTTGATGTCCTACCTCAACGTTGATGTGAGCGCCTACCTGCAGGTCCTGGTCGGACTGGCCGTCTTTGGCGCAACAGCTCGATACACTTTGTTCATCATCTGGGAACACATCCATGAATTTTTAGTGTCAAGAGCCGAGATTCGTGTGGATGACGAGACTTTTAATTATTTCATGTTCTGGATCTCACGTCAGCCGCACATGAAACGGACAAATCGATTTATCGCAGGCGTCAAAACCAATAGTTACTGGAGCGACAATGAAACCGACGATGAGGATTTTGAAAGggacgaggacgatgaggacgacgaggaagagtTGTTAAACGGTGGCAAAAATGCTTCTTTCGATTCATACTGGGCCAAGGTCACCATTCGGGACAAGTACAAGAAGATGCGGTTTACTCCGTCTGAAGGCTGCCATTACTTCTGGTACAAGAACCGACCGCTCATGCTCGAGCGCCAAGCCCGGGAGGGCGGTAATTGGTACATAATCAATAACGAGCGGATCTTCATATCGTGTCTCGGTCGGAACCCTGCGATTTTGAAAACACTGCTAGCCGAGGCCCAGCAGGCGTATGTCGACCGCGACAGGAACCGCACGGTAATCTACCGCGGGTCTCGATTTGGTGCTGGCCAAACATTCAGTTGGTATCGCTGTATGGCACGGGTACCACGTCCCCTGTCCACCGTTATTCTGGATCAAGAACAAAAGGAAGACTTTCTCGATGATATCAAGGAATACCTACATCCTCGCACGCGGCGCTGGTATACCAACCGTGGAATCCCGTATCGGCGTGGGTACCTTCTGCATGGTCCTCCGGGGACTGGAAAGACGAGTTTATGCTTCGCAGCGGCTGGACTCCTGGGACTGAAACTCTACCTGCTGGATCTGAATTCCACAGCCTTGGATGAAGACAGTCTGTCGTTGCTGTTCTCCGAACTGCCACGCCGATGCATTATCCTACTTGAAGATGTCGACTCAGCAGGTATTACCAATGCTAGGGCTGTCACATCTACATCTGCATCTACTTCCGACACCCTCGTGAATGATGCTACCCCCAAGGAGAGCAGTGCCAAAGTAGATAGTCCAGCTACCAAAGATGATGCCAAGAAAGGCGGAATTACACTTTCAGGACTTCTGAACGTGATTGATGGTGTCGCAGCCAGTGAGGGACGCATCCTCATTATGACCACCAACCACGTGGAGAAGCTCGACCCGGCTCTCACCCGTCCTGGCCGCGTCGATATGAAGATCCGTTTCGGGTACACAAGGGATGCCGATATCAGGGAGCTTTTCACTTCGATCTACGGGGCCATGGACAACGACATTACGCGCGATGAAGCCCCAACAACCCACCATCACAGCCATGCTTCAGTCAAGTCACCGAAAACCACCACTATTGCTAGTGATGTCGCCAAGGCAAAGGGCGAAGTGATCCAAGACTCCGAGGAGCGTAATGGGGACATGAAGGAGGATAATGCAGAAGACCTACAGGGCCTTGTATCCCTCCGATCCCGCATCTCGGAGCTAGCGTCCGAGTTTGCTGCAATTATTCCCAGTGGCGAGTTCACAGCTGCGGAGATCCAGGGATATCTCCTTCATCACAAGGAGGAACCTGAGGTCGCGATTCAGGGTGCAGTGGAGTGGGTTCAAACGGCGCGGGAGAAGAAGCGTGAGAGTGAGGGAGTGGGACAAGTCGAGGCAGAGGGAGAGGGGAAAGAGAACGCCTAGGTGCATACAGGCATGTCTAGAACGATTGGCGATATCATGCACGGAGTCTCACCTCCAAATCATCGAATTCCAGTACATTTATGTCCAAATCAAAGTTTGACGTACCTAGTGTAAATGTGCTTTTCTCGCTTGCTTTTTCATAGGCTATCCTTGTAAACAATTGCTTTGTTTAAAGAGCAGCATGGTGCTATACTTTTAGACAACtcccatcttttttttttaatttttgaaATGGCAAAACAGAATATCATTGCTCTCGCATATCACATGCAATCCTATCCTTTAACTAACCCGGGGTATATAATGTCCAAAGAAACCAGACTTCGTAAAAGTCCAACGCGAAGCCAAACTCCAGTAGAGAAGACCAACCAAACTCTCAAGCAATCGATGCCGTCTTCCCATCGATAGCAACATCAGCCACATACATACACCTACTAGTCCTCTCCTGAGTACAGAAACCATGAAACAACATCCGATCCCCACAACCACAAACATTGCCCCCACCAGGCGAAAGAAGCCCTGTATTCTGAGCATTTATCATAGGAACATTGTTCTTAGTATAAGGGCCCGTAATACTCTCCGCCGTAGCGTAGCGCACATCATAAGCCGGGTCGGTAAAGCAATGAGTGGAGTAAAACAAAAAATACACATCACCACGGATGATCAGATTCGGCGCTTCGACAAGCGGACCATCACCATCAGCAGTATTGCGATCGAGAATCTGAATCGCATCTCCGATAGGCGTGATACCGTCGGCGCCAACCTTCTGCAGCAAGATCGGCGTAGAAACAAGCGGCTCGAGACCGTTGTTACAGTCCCCGCCGTGGCCGATGCTGTTACCGTCGACTTTGAAGACGACGTAGCGGGTACCATCTTTGTCTTTGAAGCCTGATGGGTCGATGGACCCGCCCTGATCGAGACGGCATGATAGGGGCGTGTTGCTGGGGACGTAGGGTCCTGTTGGGTTGTCTGCTATGGCTGTGCCGACGCAGTGGTGTCTGAGGTTTGATTTTGCTTCGCCGGAGTAATACATAACGTACTTTCCGTCATCCTGGGAGGTGATTAGTTATTTGTTTTGGGTTTGGGCTTGGGGTAGGGTGGCTTCGGTATTCTATGtgatggtttttttttttcttcttcttcggaaGCCGAGCAAACTTACCCTCATCACAACATCTGGTGCCCAGTGATCGTTTTCAGTTTCCCATGTTGATAATGTGGGGAGGGCATCGATATCGAGGAGTGTCCATGTTTTGAAATCATCTGAAACGGCCACTTGGACCCGCTTTCCGTTACCGTTGGTGCCGAATGCGTACCATCTGTTGTCGGCTGCTTTCATGAAGCTGGGGTCTGGGAAATTGGTGTTCAGGCCTAGCCAAGGACCCTTTGCTCGTTTTTCAAATAGAGGCGAGCTCATGACGGCGGGGAAAATGGATAGGGTTAATAGAGCCCATGTGGAAGTGGAGTTCATGAAAGAAGACCGCATATTGGACGGATGACCAGGACCAAGAGACCTGAAAGAATTAACTCGGCAATCATGTAGATCTGAATCAATCAGGGCATGGAGGGAAGTCCTTCTTATATGTCGATTTGACCGCCATTGTCTGAAGGTAGGGGAACAGAGCCCGCATTGGAGTTAGGGTAACAAGACAATCAAAGTAAGGCCACATGCTGGGCATTTTATTGGCCCCGAGGGGCAAATTCACtccgaagagaagaaatgaaAGCAAGCGACAGAAGAAAACAGCCGCAATGCCTGATTCAAGTGGCACCCGGACTCGGCGAAGAACAAATTGGGCCATCCAGTCCTGTACGAGCTTGTTCTGGCACTTCGTATTGATTTCCTTATTTCGTTTTTCTATGAAAGACTTTCTCCTAATGCAGCCCAATCATCTGGCTATGTTATACAGTACATAGCAGTACTGTATGGACCTCGGGAGGGACTTGAAAGGCGTTTTGATGGCATTTAAATGAAAGAAGGGTTAGATCACCGGGGGACTGCCAAAACGAAGGGAAACCAAAGATCCCAAGGGGGAAAAACTTGAGGCTTtaacaggaaccttggaaaggtGTTTTTCTTTCAAACCCCTGACGAGCGAGGGTACAAAGAGTATCGAAACATTGTTTTGTTTTAGTCTAGAATTCTGATCCCGAAAACGACTGGGTATCCCTTGATAAATGCACGATAATCAACTAAATTCCATGCGTAACCACGTTGCTGAGCTTAGTTGGAGACGGTTAATTGTCCGTATTCTGCACGCAGGATGTGATGGGGTCATCACTGGAGTCAGCCTGAGTTTGGCTGTGTTTTAAAGTCGTGACAAGGCGTAGATATTATCCCGGAGGATCTTCAATGGGTCAGAGCTAATCTTCATGTGGATTTGACTAGGGGTGACCGGGAGTGGAATATGTGGACTGCGAACTAGAATGTCTGAATAAAATTGTTCAGGTCGACCAAGTGTGGAAAGATACTTTAGAAAGGGGGTTTTCGATCATCGATCAAGGCCAAAACGTCAAAGGTCTAGTGATCTGAACTGATTTGAATCTAGGCATTTCAAAACGGAGGAGTAAAAACCCCTAGAAAGGGCATGATACAAGGGCGGAAAAAGCAGACGAAAGTGCGACCCCAAGACAAGAAATTAATCCGGAAAAATGCAGCCCAGATATGATACTGCAAACAGTTTACCCCTAGCGGGCATTTAATGTATGTTTCGCCAAGATGATAGGGCTAGCGAAAAGAGAATCTGCCACTAGGGCCCAGGGGCTAAGTTGGGCCACGCGAGGCGCATGGCTTTCGTGTGCTGGCACTCGTGCTCGTCTGAGGACCAATGACTCTATGGTTGGCCTACATACAAAGAATTCATAGATGTGCTGTGCACACAACCCAAAAAAAGTTGAAacaactacggagtatagtaaaaaaagaagccaCTCATCAAGTCCAACCGCATTGGTAAATTCAAGGCACACAATATCAAAAGCTTGTTCCATTCCATCGTTACCCCGCCATATAGCGGCCCAGTCAGACTACGGGTCCCACCAAGTCGCGCTATATCTGAATCAGCGCATCATGGAATGAAGGCTTGAAATACAAGTCATCTATCTGATGATATAGAAGCGGATGCCGGTACTGGATGCAAGCTGCATCAGATCTCGAACCAGAATAGCTAGATTGCCTGTAATTTGCTTCAATGCTTTTAACCCTATCTATCCATCTTCTGTCCTTCTGGAACCAACAAAACTACTTCgattctcttcttcttctttttgtttttctttttgcaaTCTTTAAGGAAAATGAAACAAAACTACCTTTTCGCAGCCGTCTTGCTGCCATTAGCATCCGCAAACCTCGACATCCCCTAAACTATAGCTATGACCCCAAAGCTATGGATCTCTTACAATTCATCGCCTCTGCCAGCCGCACTAACAGCCCAGAGGTAACGTCCTCCATCGAGCAACTAAACGAAATCCGCAACCGGCCCTCCCTTTTCAGTAGGCGGGTCTATGCTATCCAATAGATCTGGCAATTAAATAAACGTTCGGCACACCTCCAACTGACTCCACATAAGAAACATTCGGGGTATCCGAAACTGTACATTGGAAGAAATGACAGCACCTGGTTGGCAAATCGTGTTATATCCTGCGCTGCCCAAAGTGCATGTACATGCAGAACGATCGTTCCCCAAAGTCCAGTTGGCTAAAAAACTAGCAACGTCAGAAAAATGCAAGATTTTGTTGGAAGACATTAGTACTAACTGAGAGCTAGGAGTAGAAATTAACAAATTCATAAATCGACGTTGCAGTGTTTTCGGAAACACATTATATAATGGCAACGAATGAAACTCTTAGGATtaacgcaaaaaaaaaaaaggaactcTGATGTGGCACATCTACATGTATGGCCCTAACACAATTTTACTTTTAATTGCAAATCATACTGTGGCTGATAGGTCGATGTTAAGGTGGTGCACGATGGTCGATAGTGACTCAAACAAGGGTTCAAGCGCGGTTGTAGATGTTAGAGTAAGACACGGAAAGCCTCGTCTAGGCTGGCATCTAGTTGCAGAAAGTCCACAAGACGCCCCAAATGATCAATTCCCCAGAAGCTTTCCTTTGCCCCATCGGCGTTTATGCAATCGAACCAAGGCAAACCGAAGGCGCCGGAGGTGAAGACCTGTTGTGTGTTCTCATCTAAGATGGCGTTTGCCTCTGTACTTTTGATCTGTAGAACAAAATTAGAGACGAGAGAGATCTGACATGcagacaagatgaaacgtACCTGATCCAAAATTTGCTTAGTGTTCTCGGCGCCAAGCTCGCTCTCAAAGACAGCAGCGAAACCGGATTGAGTGAGAACGTTCGAGTTTCCCTCTACCCAGAACCCACGATAGAGCTTATCCACGATGGAAACTAGCTTCTCAGGATGTTGTGTAGCCAGAAGGCAAAGAGCGAGCTGAACATCCGAGGTGGATGCGGGAAAGCCTTCTGGGATGGCTTCGGACATGGGAACCTGGAAGCGACGAGCCCAGTAAATACGCTCTCGGTTAATCCATTGGAACTTGTCTATAACAAGAAGTTAGCGGGCTTTAAATACGGGGTAATTCATAATGTTCGAGGAAGAAAGAACAAAGCGAAACCTACTCTTGACTGCAAGAGGAGGCGTGTTTTGACAGAACTGAAACAGTTCTCGCAGGGAGACGGGGACATAGTGAATGTCACATGTCGCAAAGACAGGGGATATCTATTTACCGTCATCAGCTAATTTCCCATCCAAAAAATCTTTTGGAAGATTCGCCTGACTCTCAAAGCATGGAACGCAATGCAGGCGAAGGGACTGCCAAGGTCGAAATAAAGGGTGATTTTAGGAGTAGCCATACTTGGAATAATTCTTTCGATGACAGACTGTTTGAATAAATCTAGATCAGTTCGCTGGGCCGGATCTCTTCATATAGTCAACATCATTTTATGATTATTCATATTCGGGGTCTGATTGAGGTATACTCCGTCAAGCTGTTCCCAACAAACTTTCGGATCTCAAAATTGCCGAATGAATTGAGGTTCGGGTGGATTTCTGGAGCCCGAGATCCTTCAACATTTTCATAGTTGAATGTTATTCTCCTTGTTGGGAAGGAGTGTAGTTTGAATCTCACGAACTAAATCTTGCAGTCAAGAAATACTATTAGAGCACAGAAAGACCACCATTTTATCCATCTCTGAAAGATCTTGGCTGAGCGTAAATCAACCAATAAGCATAACCTTCAGGGTTTACTACTACCACGGATAATAAAGCAGGCAGTGTGCTTAATATACGGTCACTTAGTACTATTCCCCCACGGTTTCAGATCGGCTTAAAGCTCTCCATCTCTTTCCACTCTTGAAAAAGACCCACGGAACAGGCAAAAGTGCCACTGCAATAAACCCAAGCAAGCTAGAGGCCCACCCTGCACCGAGCCTGGTGTACACTATAAAACCTGTTAGCTTGTATTTTTGGATATCACCATGAAAGTAAGGTGCTCTCTTTGGATGGTAAAGAGAGGAAAGGCAGCCGCGAGTCCATAACGTGCCAAACCATGGGCGCTTATGGCACTTGCGATagtgttggatgcctcaggcatcacatgtaggatagactgttgaacgaaatacatcgtacttttccactagaccataacaaaaaccaaggttcctgtttatggcctagggaggccgtatttgaggtttgacatagaccaactagatagtcttccttccactctcaccttctctctctccccgtccatccaattggatactgttttacctgcatacataatatcattgtatttgcatcagatAGTGAGACCATGGTAAGTATCAACGAGGTACTGCGTTGTGCTGACGAAGACACCCAGATTCCCCCATGCGAAAACAACGATTGTAATCACGGGACTCGCCAAGGAGATATCAGCTCTAGCAGTGCATGCAAACCAGAAAAGACCGATCGACAGTTCAACACTACCTATTTGTGCTGGATAGAGGCGATGATCCGGTGGTATTTGCCCGTCTGGGTGCTTTGCGGCTTTCGGGAGGTACAAGAAGGCGTTGCATATTATGACTGTCACGGTTCCCAGCAGAGATCCGACGACGATACTCAAGAAGACAAGGCCGGAGTCCTCAATGTTGAAACAATGAATGCCTTGGAATATCAGTGGAAAGGCTGCGAAGAACGAGAAGAGTGTCGCGAATTTACAAGCAGTATAAAGGCAAATAAAGCCGACGATGGGGTCGGACATGAGCATGTGGATAGGACGGAGGAGGGAGATGGCTACAAATAGGCGTAGCTTCGAAGAGAGGCGTGCTGATGGGGGAAGGTCTAATCCGAGCTCCTTGGCACGACGACGCCTGGTGATAGGGTGAAAGGGCTCTTTGGCCATGGTAACTGTGATACCCTAAGAAAGGTAAATCACAGATCCCAGAAAACGTGGGACAAACCCCAACCCCTAGGGTAAACAGAGTGCCCAGAGACATGATCCCTGCATAAACTGGGTATCGCCCGACAGTTTCAGAAAGAGGTCCTCCGGCGATAGGTCATCATCACCACTTGCAAAACTTTTTGACTTGTCGGCCAGTTGTAAGGATTACTCGGATCATCCTCTCAATTCCATATTTCGCTAGATTTGGCCTCCTCTGCAATGGTGCCAAGTGCATTTTCGAGCGCATCGTCGGTTGATGACTGTAAAACCTCCACGTTACTGTGTATCTTGGCCTTCGCGTCTAGCTGTACCATGTTGAAAATCGATTTGAAATGGAGGCACACTCGGAGAGGTACTCATCGTGACAGCGCTCTCTTATATCGAAAGAGATCATGAAACGATAGGTTAATCGGTTATTGCCGAGCATTGCAAAACAACTGATGACTCATCGATAGTTCTATACGACCGACGCCGAGGTTATACAATCTCCAGTATAGACTACGTCGCGCTCACCGTCCAACAGCGATCTTCAAAGGGTCTTCGACTCGGGTCAAGAGCGGGGGCTGCCCGAAAAAGATCAAAGTCGATAAGTTTCTGATTGGCTCAAGAGGGGAGTGCTAACCTACTGAGTCTTTTGATTATTCAACATTTGATTATTCACCGCGTGCATTTTTGAAGACCTATCAACTGAGATTGGGTGACATAATTTTTGGATTGTTGAGATTCAGATGTGACTTGTTGAGGAGGCGTTTATTGTGGTTGAATAGAAAGTGAATCGGAAGATTCGTGGCAAAGCGACAACCCAGCGCATCAATCTTGGCCTCGCCTTAGCCATGTGTATAACATCAACTCCCATCTCCAAAAAAGGAGCCACTGGTTTTAGGCATGGGGCTTTTCTTTACCATCTGACAGACAGAACCCTCAAGCGGAATCGACATCTTAGTCAGCATCATCCGGTAGTACCAGTCATAAGGGGGTTAGGGAACGCCACAAAGTTGCCACCCTAATTGCGCCCTCGTCTCGGCTTCTGGTTCGGCCTCAGATAATGGACTTCGCAACTCAGCGAAGGATCTTCATACTTCTAATTCCCGACTCTTCTGGCATGCAAGTGATCTCGGTCACCTTGAACATCCCAAAAGTCCCTTAGGGCTCCTCGATACGAGCTAATGCTATGCCGACCCAAAGAAGCTTGCGGAACTTCTGTATGGACATGAGGGATCTAGGAATGTGAATCGATAGAGAGCCATGGTTCGCATGGCCAATGGAGACAGAAATTGTGGCCTGATTATGTGGGTGTTCACTTTCTGTATTTGTTCTCTCAAAGATGTCATCGATGACTTTTTCTTGTCCCAGAGCTTAGCCGTACGTCCGGCTCTTGGCCTTCCAGGTTCAATGCTGATTGACTAAATTTTCTTGCTCGGGGATCAAAAGGTTGTACGCTTCTTTGACATACTGTTTATGTCAAGATTCAAAATTTCACTCTCGAGCTACTATAGAGCTATCGCTCCACTAGATTACATGAAGTTCTATCCCAAAGCGCGAGAGCAGCGGCTTAGCATCCACCACCCATCTGTTCGGCCACGTCGATTGGGTCTTTTAAAGGCAGCTGCAGTCAATTTTCTATTGCTCCAAATTCTATTCCTGGGTTTATTTTGTTGGATATTCGGCGCTCTCTTCCATCAGTCGGGACACATTCACAACATCAATGTGTTGTTTGTTGACTATGATGGCGGCGCGATAGGCGATGCAGCCCGTGTCGCATTTCAAAAACTCAAAGGACCCTTCTTTCCAACCTTTATTGAGCGATCTGCCTCCGTATACCCTCAACCTGGATTAATTGAAAGTGCCGTCTGCGAGATCAAATATTGGGGAGCCCTCTACATCACAGCAAATGCGTCGAATGCATTGAGTGCCGCATTTACCGGTGGGTCGGCCGCCTCGTCATACGATAAGAACAATGTTCTCATCATGGTGTGGAACGAAGTGCGTTACCCGACTGTCGTTGACTCGGCCCTTGCCGATAGCATGAAATTGCTGTCGGAAACCGCACGTGTCGCGTACTCGCAGACTAACGCGAAAGAGGCGATGAAGAGTGTCAACACTTCCGATCCTACTGCGCTGGTAGCGTTCTACGAGCCATGGAAATTGGCCGACCACAATGTTTTACCCACAGCACAAGGATCCAGAGCTATTTACAACACGCTAGTTCTCATTTTGATCATGAACCAGGATTTCTTCTACCTGGGTACAGTCAATGGCTTATATACCCAATTCAAACTCTACACCTCGGTGTCACCGCATCGCATCCTCATCGCGCGTCAATTCATTTCTTTGGTCTACGCTCTCGTTGGGGCCATGTGCACAGCTGGGGCAATCTGGGCATTCCGAAGTGGCTGGAATGTCAACAGCAACCAATTCGCGCTCACTTGGCTTGCATTATGGCTCTTTGCGCATTTGAACTTCCTCGTACTAGACGTTTTTACCATCTGGCTTCCGCCTCCTTACGTCCCGATGGCGCTGATATCGTGGGTCATCGTGAATATCACTTCCATCATTATCCCATTCGAACTGTCACCTGCTTTCTTTAAAGTGGGCTTCGCCTTACCCGCACATTCTATCTTCCAGGTTCTCATCGATATCTGGTCCTCTGGCTGCAACCCCCAACTCTATTTCGCGCTACCTGTGCTCTTTGTGTACGAAATGCTTGGTATTACCTTGAGCTCCATTGGGGTTTATAGAAGGGCTCATTACGCGTGCATCACACAAGACAAGGACGAAAAGGCTTTTCAAGAGCGGGTGACGGCCGCATTACAGGAGCAGCAAGTGGCTCAAATTGTCAGACGGGAGACAATGCATAATATCGAAGGAGGCGAAACATTGGACACCGAGGATGGGGAAACTGCGACAGCAACGGCAGATCAAGTGGAGTTGATCAACATGATCAGCCGTGAGATTTCCCGGTCTACGGTCGACAGACCAGATA
Protein-coding sequences here:
- a CDS encoding Endo-arabinase, putative; the protein is MSSPLFEKRAKGPWLGLNTNFPDPSFMKAADNRWYAFGTNGNGKRVQVAVSDDFKTWTLLDIDALPTLSTWETENDHWAPDVVMRDDGKYVMYYSGEAKSNLRHHCVGTAIADNPTGPYVPSNTPLSCRLDQGGSIDPSGFKDKDGTRYVVFKVDGNSIGHGGDCNNGLEPLVSTPILLQKVGADGITPIGDAIQILDRNTADGDGPLVEAPNLIIRGDVYFLFYSTHCFTDPAYDVRYATAESITGPYTKNNVPMINAQNTGLLSPGED
- a CDS encoding Major facilitator superfamily domain, general substrate transporter, which translates into the protein MAKEPFHPITRRRRAKELGLDLPPSARLSSKLRLFVAISLLRPIHMLMSDPIVGFICLYTACIHCFNIEDSGLVFLSIVVGSLLGTVTVIICNAFLYLPKAAKHPDGQIPPDHRLYPAQIGSVELSIGLFWFACTARADISLASPVITIVVFAWGNLGVFVSTTQYLVDTYHGLTI
- a CDS encoding BCS1-like ATPase, putative; the protein is MDANQTVPTTAGPFSTTDTALLEALIPGYGFISRLLMSYLNVDVSAYLQVLVGLAVFGATARYTLFIIWEHIHEFLVSRAEIRVDDETFNYFMFWISRQPHMKRTNRFIAGVKTNSYWSDNETDDEDFERDEDDEDDEEELLNGGKNASFDSYWAKVTIRDKYKKMRFTPSEGCHYFWYKNRPLMLERQAREGGNWYIINNERIFISCLGRNPAILKTLLAEAQQAYVDRDRNRTVIYRGSRFGAGQTFSWYRCMARVPRPLSTVILDQEQKEDFLDDIKEYLHPRTRRWYTNRGIPYRRGYLLHGPPGTGKTSLCFAAAGLLGLKLYLLDLNSTALDEDSLSLLFSELPRRCIILLEDVDSAGITNARAVTSTSASTSDTLVNDATPKESSAKVDSPATKDDAKKGGITLSGLLNVIDGVAASEGRILIMTTNHVEKLDPALTRPGRVDMKIRFGYTRDADIRELFTSIYGAMDNDITRDEAPTTHHHSHASVKSPKTTTIASDVAKAKGEVIQDSEERNGDMKEDNAEDLQGLVSLRSRISELASEFAAIIPSGEFTAAEIQGYLLHHKEEPEVAIQGAVEWVQTAREKKRESEGVGQVEAEGEGKENA
- a CDS encoding nitrosoguanidine resistance protein SNG1, with the protein product MLCRPKEACGTSKLWPDYSLAVVRFFDILFMSRFKISLSSYYRAIAPLDYMKFYPKAREQRLSIHHPSVRPRRLGLLKAAAVNFLLLQILFLGLFCWIFGALFHQSGHIHNINVLFVDYDGGAIGDAARVAFQKLKGPFFPTFIERSASVYPQPGLIESAVCEIKYWGALYITANASNALSAAFTGGSAASSYDKNNVLIMVWNEVRYPTVVDSALADSMKLLSETARVAYSQTNAKEAMKSVNTSDPTALVAFYEPWKLADHNVLPTAQGSRAIYNTLVLILIMNQDFFYLGTVNGLYTQFKLYTSVSPHRILIARQFISLVYALVGAMCTAGAIWAFRSGWNVNSNQFALTWLALWLFAHLNFLVLDVFTIWLPPPYVPMALISWVIVNITSIIIPFELSPAFFKVGFALPAHSIFQVLIDIWSSGCNPQLYFALPVLFVYEMLGITLSSIGVYRRAHYACITQDKDEKAFQERVTAALQEQQVAQIVRRETMHNIEGGETLDTEDGETATATADQVELINMISREISRGDDLSQQSE
- a CDS encoding DSBA oxidoreductase: MATPKITLYFDLGSPFACIAFHALRISPVFATCDIHYVPVSLRELFQFCQNTPPLAVKNKFQWINRERIYWARRFQVPMSEAIPEGFPASTSDVQLALCLLATQHPEKLVSIVDKLYRGFWVEGNSNVLTQSGFAAVFESELGAENTKQILDQIKSTEANAILDENTQQVFTSGAFGLPWFDCINADGAKESFWGIDHLGRLVDFLQLDASLDEAFRVLL